One window from the genome of Kaistella carnis encodes:
- a CDS encoding HdeD family acid-resistance protein: protein MKTSFLDSIKNSVKHWYIPLIVGILFVILSFSVFASPLSSLLALSIFFALSFIFGGLSEVFFSISNRNTLPNWGWSLAFGILTTIVGFLLVLQPGLSISVMAFYVGFLLLFRSVASISFALDVKKYGSKNWGSLLIFGILGALASLFLIWNPLFTGIGLTFLMAVSILFAGLFSIFLAFQLRKIHVSTKEISVRLKERYNDLMAEIEDELND from the coding sequence ATGAAAACCTCATTTTTAGACTCTATCAAAAATTCAGTAAAACATTGGTACATTCCATTAATCGTAGGAATTTTATTTGTAATTTTAAGTTTCTCAGTTTTTGCCTCGCCTCTAAGTTCTTTATTAGCATTATCTATATTTTTTGCCTTGTCCTTTATTTTTGGCGGTTTGTCCGAAGTATTTTTCTCCATCTCCAACAGAAACACGCTTCCGAACTGGGGTTGGTCTTTGGCCTTCGGAATTTTAACCACGATCGTTGGATTTTTGTTGGTCCTTCAGCCGGGATTGTCGATAAGTGTAATGGCTTTTTATGTCGGCTTTTTGTTACTGTTCCGTTCTGTCGCCTCCATTAGTTTTGCTTTAGATGTAAAAAAATATGGAAGTAAAAATTGGGGGAGTCTTCTAATCTTCGGAATATTGGGTGCTCTGGCTTCTTTATTTCTCATTTGGAATCCACTATTTACAGGAATCGGACTTACTTTTTTAATGGCTGTAAGTATTTTATTCGCCGGATTGTTCAGTATTTTCTTGGCGTTTCAATTACGAAAAATTCATGTCTCAACTAAAGAAATTTCTGTAAGATTAAAAGAACGTTATAATGATTTAATGGCAGAAATTGAAGATGAATTAAACGATTAA
- a CDS encoding IS3 family transposase (programmed frameshift) yields the protein MKKSRFTESQIVFALKQSETGVRVEEVCRKMGISEATFYNWKKKFGGLGITELRLLRQLEEENSQLKKLVADLSLDKQILQDVLKKKVLKPVQSRELAKRIQDDYPVSQRRSCRLVFLQPSVYHYQPHRRDDTALRNRLIELSNIRVRYGVQRLHILLRREGWKDNHKRIYRIYCEEGLNLRRKRNKRIKSARSRVPTKGIASKLHECWSMDFMSDALFDGKKFRVLTLVDNYSRKSLVLHTGISIKGEDVAEILKNVTFDQQAYPERIKIDNGPEFISKALDRWAYERKIELEFSRPGKPTDNAFIESFNGSLRDECLNVNWFLSLEDAQQKLDVWKEDYNSYRPHSSLGNLTPNEFIENSQKMQISLL from the exons ATGAAAAAATCAAGATTTACAGAAAGCCAGATTGTCTTCGCCTTGAAGCAATCCGAAACGGGAGTAAGAGTGGAAGAAGTGTGTCGCAAAATGGGTATCAGCGAGGCAACTTTTTACAATTGGAAAAAAAAATTCGGAGGCTTGGGCATCACGGAACTTCGCCTATTGCGCCAGCTGGAAGAAGAGAACAGCCAGCTCAAAAAGTTGGTAGCTGATTTAAGTTTGGATAAGCAGATTCTTCAGGATGTTCTGA AAAAAAAAGTTTTAAAGCCGGTTCAAAGTCGTGAACTGGCGAAAAGGATACAGGATGATTACCCGGTTTCTCAGCGAAGAAGCTGTCGTTTGGTATTTTTACAACCCAGTGTTTATCATTACCAGCCACACCGGAGGGATGACACGGCATTGAGAAACAGACTCATAGAACTTTCCAACATTCGTGTCCGGTATGGCGTGCAGCGTTTACATATTCTTCTGAGACGGGAAGGATGGAAGGACAATCACAAAAGGATCTACAGAATCTATTGTGAGGAAGGTTTGAACCTAAGGAGAAAACGGAACAAAAGAATAAAATCTGCGCGCTCCCGGGTTCCTACCAAGGGCATTGCTTCCAAGTTACACGAGTGCTGGAGCATGGACTTTATGAGCGATGCCCTGTTTGACGGCAAGAAATTCAGGGTCTTAACTTTAGTGGATAATTATAGCCGTAAATCCTTGGTACTTCACACCGGAATTTCCATTAAGGGAGAAGATGTTGCTGAAATATTAAAAAATGTTACCTTTGATCAGCAAGCCTATCCCGAGCGTATTAAGATAGACAACGGACCGGAGTTTATCAGTAAAGCATTGGACAGATGGGCTTATGAAAGGAAAATAGAACTGGAATTCTCCAGGCCGGGAAAGCCTACGGATAATGCATTTATAGAGAGTTTTAACGGATCATTACGGGATGAATGCCTCAATGTGAATTGGTTCTTATCGCTGGAAGATGCACAGCAAAAGCTGGATGTCTGGAAAGAGGATTATAACAGTTACAGACCCCATAGCTCACTGGGAAATTTAACGCCAAACGAGTTCATTGAAAACAGTCAAAAAATGCAAATTTCTCTACTTTAG
- the tssD gene encoding type VI secretion system tube protein TssD, whose protein sequence is MAANNSRAVLKFNNGEESKVLKLNYSVARSTDVSGRVASDPSNAIIKVTIEATDKSDIIESLLNGKYKPTVGEVTFNKSHEEGTLIKLNWENGYVIQHEVDFDAIDSNSMLISFVISAEKINYGGGAYEGVWPGM, encoded by the coding sequence ATGGCAGCAAACAATTCAAGAGCAGTCTTAAAGTTCAACAACGGAGAAGAATCCAAAGTATTAAAACTGAATTACAGTGTAGCAAGATCAACCGATGTTTCCGGAAGAGTAGCTTCCGATCCATCCAATGCAATCATTAAAGTAACCATTGAAGCAACGGATAAATCTGACATCATCGAATCTTTATTGAACGGAAAATACAAGCCAACAGTTGGGGAAGTAACTTTCAATAAATCTCACGAAGAAGGAACGTTGATCAAACTCAATTGGGAAAACGGTTACGTCATTCAGCACGAAGTAGATTTCGATGCGATCGACAGCAATAGCATGCTGATCTCATTCGTCATCAGTGCTGAGAAAATCAATTACGGAGGCGGTGCTTACGAAGGGGTTTGGCCGGGAATGTAA
- a CDS encoding type VI secretion system Vgr family protein, protein MEKNGNSEAVFFKPQKFTPQNNADGIKNNHQAGINRLVKLSVVIDGQIIKHYKHFKLTQSARKHHTFELTLAHDALGERQNHQLEQANRFLGNRLTVKIMHKDIDDSPERVFVGVITGVSFSQDGHSLGNIVLKGFSPTILLDAAPHTQSFGGDSSVNMGIIADRVIKQGIGSAYDVRVDAKASSQILYSAQYEETHYNYLARMAEAYGEQFFYDGEVLHFGNMPPQNKAIELTFGSNVSDINVELKAVHIKPSFYGYNSSSNAKLTSGETAIKHKSDLAKTSYQNNNGIFKTPSLQVAPIKANTDMDVVNSQTSAAGSKAVEVFTVSGGTTVPFLYPGCVADLKMRKSDSNQTSYFTKVMMTEVTHEIDTLGHYTGNFEAIASDTGYMPKPDFVSPKAEPQIATVISNTDPSGQGRVTVRFDWQMHDTTNFIRMMSPDAGGTDQVSQNRGYVAIPEVGDQVMVGFVHNHPDRPFVMGGMFHGGVGLGGGVNNHMRSIQTKSGIKVLMNDDEKSVTILDPSGNTYFMDGEGNITVTAPKNMTFNAGENLDINVGQNMTTNVGANQSDSVGMNKSTSVTMNNTQSVGMLNMLSVGTDFITNVVGKMTEFITGNKESHTEKDRVRVSNGKITAQSTGTHEQHSEKEVHNNSAEKSKNH, encoded by the coding sequence ATGGAAAAGAATGGCAACTCCGAAGCAGTTTTCTTTAAACCTCAAAAGTTTACGCCGCAAAACAATGCCGATGGTATCAAAAATAATCATCAGGCAGGAATCAACCGCCTCGTGAAACTTTCGGTGGTCATCGATGGACAGATTATCAAGCACTACAAACATTTTAAACTCACCCAAAGTGCCCGAAAACACCATACTTTCGAGCTGACTTTAGCCCACGACGCGCTTGGCGAGAGACAAAACCATCAGCTCGAACAAGCGAATCGTTTTTTAGGAAATCGACTTACCGTGAAAATCATGCACAAAGACATTGATGACAGTCCGGAGCGGGTTTTTGTGGGCGTGATCACGGGCGTGAGTTTCAGTCAGGATGGCCATAGTTTAGGAAACATTGTGTTGAAAGGATTCAGTCCGACGATTTTATTAGATGCTGCACCACATACTCAGAGTTTTGGGGGTGATAGCTCCGTAAATATGGGAATTATCGCTGATCGTGTGATTAAACAGGGAATTGGAAGTGCCTATGATGTTAGAGTTGATGCCAAAGCTTCTTCTCAAATTTTGTACAGTGCTCAATATGAGGAAACGCATTATAATTACCTGGCACGTATGGCAGAAGCTTATGGTGAGCAATTCTTTTATGACGGTGAAGTTCTCCATTTTGGAAATATGCCACCTCAGAACAAAGCGATTGAATTGACATTTGGCAGTAATGTCTCCGATATCAATGTTGAATTAAAAGCAGTTCATATAAAACCGAGTTTTTACGGATACAACAGCAGTTCAAATGCGAAATTAACTTCTGGCGAAACGGCTATAAAACATAAAAGCGATTTAGCAAAAACGTCGTATCAAAATAATAATGGAATCTTTAAAACTCCTTCTTTACAAGTTGCTCCCATCAAAGCGAACACCGATATGGATGTGGTGAATTCCCAAACGAGTGCAGCGGGAAGTAAGGCGGTCGAAGTCTTCACTGTTTCAGGTGGAACAACAGTTCCATTTCTTTATCCAGGTTGTGTGGCTGATTTGAAAATGCGCAAATCAGATTCTAATCAAACGAGTTACTTCACCAAAGTCATGATGACTGAAGTGACTCACGAAATCGATACCCTCGGACATTACACGGGAAATTTTGAAGCCATTGCTTCAGATACGGGTTATATGCCGAAACCGGATTTTGTGTCTCCAAAAGCTGAACCTCAAATTGCGACTGTTATCTCCAACACCGATCCTTCAGGACAAGGACGCGTGACTGTTCGCTTCGACTGGCAAATGCACGACACTACCAATTTCATCCGAATGATGTCTCCAGACGCAGGTGGAACTGATCAGGTTTCTCAGAATCGTGGTTATGTTGCCATTCCTGAAGTTGGTGATCAGGTGATGGTAGGTTTTGTCCACAATCATCCGGATCGTCCTTTTGTAATGGGTGGTATGTTTCATGGTGGAGTTGGTCTTGGTGGTGGAGTTAATAATCACATGCGATCTATTCAAACAAAAAGCGGCATCAAAGTTTTAATGAATGATGATGAGAAAAGTGTCACGATTCTCGATCCGAGTGGGAATACTTATTTTATGGATGGGGAGGGAAATATTACCGTGACTGCGCCGAAGAATATGACTTTTAATGCGGGGGAGAATTTAGATATTAATGTGGGCCAGAATATGACGACGAATGTGGGCGCAAACCAATCGGACAGCGTAGGAATGAACAAATCAACAAGCGTTACCATGAACAATACTCAAAGTGTGGGAATGCTTAATATGCTTTCTGTTGGGACAGATTTTATTACCAATGTAGTGGGAAAAATGACGGAGTTTATAACAGGTAATAAGGAAAGTCATACAGAGAAAGATAGAGTAAGAGTAAGCAATGGAAAAATAACAGCTCAAAGTACGGGTAC